The Neodiprion virginianus isolate iyNeoVirg1 chromosome 5, iyNeoVirg1.1, whole genome shotgun sequence genome contains a region encoding:
- the LOC124305941 gene encoding F-box only protein 7-like isoform X2: MAEPVLVEESTPIRLAVKLEELAKTLGEDAQHHDYMVVLLIVVMAEAGFFIAGSGSADADAGYGKKRSLVIPSDWKMPDTGNYSLKFQLQPLPDRECKLLAIPCGDTLVVNLVLPYPSRKVFSRALQTVKYVNIYSSDLAGRYLNLKEFSVVFKNNMATPARCEMLSVAGIPNASLPGLPAEIKLRIIRMMDAYSLTRLAQTSREFHELVMQPIIWKRLLLRDFPQNSCPERNYYETYRDFHETTIASTPSFMDEWWPDLEVSADFPRGRSIPLCWPVHRY, encoded by the exons ATGGCGGAACCCGTGCTCGTCGAGGAGAGCACGCCGATCCGACTTGCCGTGAAGTTGGAAGAATTGGCGAAGACACTCGGAGAGGATGCGCAACACCACGACTACATGGTAGTGCTGTTGATAGTTGTCATGGCTGAGGCTGGATTTTTCATCGCGGGATCAGGTTCAGCGGACGCCGATGCAGG ATACGGAAAGAAGAGATCGTTGGTAATACCTTCGGACTGGAAAATGCCGGACACTGGAAATTacagtttgaaatttcaattgcaaCCATTGCCAGATCGGGAATGCAAGCTGCTGGCGATCCCGTGCGGAGATACGCTGGTCGTGAACCTCGTACTGCCATATCCGTCCAGAAAGGTGTTCAGCAGGGCGCTGCAGACGGTGAAATACGTGAACATCTACTCTTCGGATTTGGCCGGGCGTTACCTGAACCTGAAAGAGTTCTCGGTCGTCTTCAAAAACAACATGGCCACTCCGGCACGCTGTGAAATGCTGTCAGTCGCTGGAATCCCGAACGCCAGTCTCCCCGGACTTCCGGCAGAGATTAAGCTCCGGATCATACGGATGATGGACGCTTACTCCTTGACCAGGCTCGCCCAAACCTCCCGTGAATTCCATGAACTCGTCATGCAACCCATAATTTGGAAAAGACTGCTGCTACGCGACTTTCCTCAAAATTCCTGCCCCGAGCGAAATTACTACGAAACTTATCGC GACTTCCATGAAACAACTATCGCGTCGACGCCGAGCTTCATGGACGA
- the LOC124304706 gene encoding uncharacterized protein LOC124304706: MRKGLPRSYDDNLDTSTSSEEESLLTPDLDLLNLRVPIYHDKTRAAAARRRVVKRSDEESHPPNLLDEFRLLKARNSPENTTKPKSLHKDDLSSNISLQRAASLQCVSGKALHTSKYEHQVTFAETGYSSDERVAHKSDLRFWRKGTPRIIKAIRQHSKKAIPEDKPEPSPRPNGDNSKSSVVVLYHNKLPAPTPDPSSKPKLRVSHSEDSVAQTLSPTFCPPRGKLQSRLQSHAKTAETLPSKTPTRHKRTALRRQRRRTEEIRRNLSIQRNPVELKSVRVQERRCEGQETSSRLSTVALDKSVKDRESSRIAQENAGSLNYRARGRCRPFDKPGCTPRQMAHRANLGRQNSAEPHPFMNGSHNLSYLMQHMQNHPPKENGDSRGLIDVKSDEARRVFPFQATPSGNLKIIPNQVVFESKKVSVLVADPRHTKVNVKAELSRQGVDVGRSGVDASGQEPPPGISHSTANQLQVHQNLSHIEGEYRPRTQPHRSTHHHGEMDQHPSNQGAASHAMPTNDTPLAALGFNGEQPIDWENIILPEKTDLYQELARRITNYKNADCIIRLGHDEFHCHLLVLQSYSTFFDEKNYKEVDLTGSSVTSKAFSIIYDWMISPTCESCHLLRRDNILEIFTAAQYLGVKELEEQCWAFIDNDELFCEDTAFLLYLESRKIGNTAVMELMVPRIMKFFLMLVSTKDFLELSVEELCSLLRSNYICVNSEMEVLMSAVRWLMHDWEGRRQHLLEVLKCVRFGLIAPWQLVDVKRNPENPEFMELMSYPEIQKMVDDGLAFVIIKYWYGNQTEDYYHWIDLLGLTEPTNRNWAGEDKNYVTYREFLLYLEEYQQTRMPELKAPRKPRTKPTPPSSPPKDCPSPPPSRTRAGFTGQNHAPMEGGSSGATPNNVNNNPGSRNSLSKHPPGTNPPKMPVPAYLPPGTPASMMVPPEILNEYLSSMDRNAKGEGKNYENPEIGPETRDHKCNFIEAGEPNAAVCNLQNVMDRPAMFQRIHPEGCVTDEGRLLSNDGIGMEEHHLYCYQQPHLVYTAERKCHHFDQQMQQQLLRRHKKYEVELVESSRSEEEAATTIQAVYRGYKARRRFDEIRKTSSEERQKTKRVAELLAMPIVKNLHKPLEPVKVSAGFNFQRQNSNDLKQQSCPSPRKTKDELLNDNAGQLQAEENERVNSEKDFEGISFDVISPRPTPRGIKKSRQADLQVEKSSTNFIEPINPIETIKSPTFFHGWDERLSSVTPSVNTDTDDPFSPRMVERSTIDLQTTRESLRQSVEFNDEITRTGNNENLPKPKARGVYMQSVSGFNSQLSQRMSLSLLGSHSKHYYQQNSLFYPDRESVLVLGGIDTHEEYGCTGNTGKDMYRFKPEENSWEFVGEIPEPRHHHSVVYLKGRVYLVGGADPREDDIQKKSPVVGTVWSYDPAGRIWFNEPGMLTPRQNFSLVVSHGKMFAIGGQDRNGMALRTVESFDPVECVWRKVRPMFTARIGPASAKYQNRIWVAGGMTKSKKEPLSREVECYDPLENLWLKAAALRSPRCFASMYVVSGCLYVIGGAGKSPKVENGTESIDSIDVWDQDGCTWCLQASMAIARHGHSTSYIGGQLLIIGGVTTVYMGTLKSVECYCCERANWIKGVASLPYAISGHGSVSLPPVNLLIEP; the protein is encoded by the exons ATGCGAAAAGGCCTCCCACGCAGCTATGAC GATAATTTAGACACGTCAACGTCATCCGAAGAGGAATCGTTACTCACCCCAGATCTCGATCTACTAAATCTAAG GGTGCCGATTTATCACGATAAAACTCGAGCTGCCGCCGCGCGACGACGAGTTGTAAAACGATCAGATGAGGAGTCTCATCCGCCAAATCTTCTCGACGAATTTCGCCTTCTGAAAGCTAGAAATTCACCCGAGAATACCACCAAGCCTAAATCAC TCCACAAGGACGACCTGTCGTCAAACATTTCTCTGCAGCGAGCAGCGAGTCTTCAATGTGTTTCTGGAAAGGCATTGCACACGAGCAAGTATGAG CACCAGGTGACTTTTGCGGAAACGGGATATTCGAGCGACGAAAGAGTCGCGCATAAATCCGACCTGAGATTTTG GAGGAAGGGAACGCCTCGCATCATCAAGGCGATTCGACAGCACAGCAAGAAGG CTATCCCCGAAGACAAACCGGAGCCCTCGCCCCGCCCGAACGGAGATAACAGCAAGAGTAGCGTCGTTGTTCTCTACCACAACAAGCTACCTGCGCCTACGCCAGATCCCTCTTCAAAACCCAAACTCAGGGTTTCCCATTCAGAGGACTCGGTGGCCCAAACCCTCTCTCCTACATTTTGCCCACCTAG GGGCAAGCTTCAGTCTCGACTTCAGTCCCATGCCAAAACCGCAGAGACGCTACCGTCAAAAACACCGACTCGTCACAAGAGGACTGCACTGCGAAGACAGCGCAGAAGGACAGAGGAGATTCGTCGTAATTTGTCCATTCAGCGGAACCCAGTGGAACTAAAGAGTGTGAGAGTTCAGGAACGACGTTGCGAAGGTCAAGAGACTTCTTCCCGTCTGTCGACGGTTGCTTTGGACAAGAGTGTCAAGGATCGCGAGTCGTCCAGAATCGCACAGGAAAACGCAGGAAGTCTAAATTACCGAGCGAGAGGGCGATGTCGCCCGTTTGATAAACCCGGTTGTACTCCAAGGCAAATGGCTCATCGTGCCAA TTTGGGAAGACAAAACAGTGCAGAGCCGCACCCGTTCATGAACGGAAGTCACAATCTGAGTTATCTGATGCAACACATGCAAAATCATCCTCCAAAAGAAAACGGTGACAGTCGTGGATTGATCGACGTTAAGAGCGACGAGGCAAGGCGGGTATTTCCATTTCAGGCAACGCCCAGCGGAAACTTGAAGATCATTCCAAACCAG GTCGTGTTCGAGTCGAAGAAGGTTAGCGTACTTGTCGCGGATCCCAGGCATACGAAAGTGAATGTCAAGGCCGAGCTGAGTCGACAGGGTGTTGACGTTGGAAGGTCGGGTGTGGACGCGAGTGGACAGGAGCCACCTCCGGGAATCAGTCACTCGACAGCTAATCAGCTCCAG GTCCATCAAAACTTGTCCCACATCGAGGGGGAATACAGGCCGAGAACCCAGCCGCACAGATCCACGCATCATCACGGTGAGATGGACCAGCATCCCTCCAATCAAGGGGCAGCCTCGCACGCGATGCCGACCAACGACACACCCCTGGCAGC GTTGGGCTTCAACGGGGAGCAGCCGATCGACTGGGAGAACATAATCCTGCCGGAGAAAACGGATCTGTACCAGGAACTGGCGAGGCGTATTACGAATTACAA GAATGCAGATTGCATAATACGACTCGGCCACGACGAGTTCCACTGTCATCTCTTGGTTCTACAAAGCTACAGTacatttttcgacgaaaagAATTACAAAGAAGTCGATTTAACCGGG AGCAGCGTGACGTCGAAGGCGTTCTCTATAATATACGACTGGATGATCAGCCCAACCTGCGAGAGCTGCCATCTACTCAGAAGGGACAATATATTGGAGATTTTCACAGCTGCTCAGTACCTCGGAGTCAAAG AGCTGGAGGAACAGTGCTGGGCTTTTATTGACAACGATGAATTGTTCTGCGAGGATACAGCCTTCCTGCTCTACTTAGAATCGCGAAAGATCGGAAACACCGCGGTAATGGAATTGATGGTCCCCAGGATCATGAAGTTCTTCCTAATGCTTGTGAGCACCAAGGATTTCCTTGAATTGTCGGTCGAAGAGCTGTGCTCGCTTCTGCGTTCGAATTATATCTGCGTTAACAG TGAAATGGAAGTCCTAATGTCGGCCGTACGCTGGCTTATGCACGACTGGGAAGGAAGAAGACAACACTTGCTCGAGGTTCTAAAATGCGTGCGATTCGGTCTCATCGCCCCTTGGCAACTGGTTGACGTCAAACGAAACCCCGAGAACCCAGAATTTATGGAACTAATGTCGTATCCAGAGATTCAAAAAATGGTCGATGACGGGCTCGC ATTCGTGATAATAAAATACTGGTACGGGAATCAAACCGAGGATTACTACCACTGGATAGATCTGCTGGGTCTGACGGAACCAACGAACAGAAACTGGGCTGGCGAAGACAAG AACTACGTCACGTATCGAGAGTTTTTACTATACTTGGAGGAGTATCAGCAAACGCGGATGCCAGAATTGAAGGCACCGCGAAAGCCAAGGACGAAACCGACCCCGCCCAGCTCACCGCCAAAGGATTGTCCGTCCCCGCCACCTTCCAGGACACGTGCGGGTTTTACAGGCCAAAATCACGCACCTATGGAGGGAGGCTCATCCG GAGCTACCCCGAATAATGTTAATAACAACCCTGGAAGTCGCAACAGTCTTTCGAAGCACCCGCCAGGTACGAATCCGCCAAAAATGCCAGTGCCAGCGTATCTCCCACCCGGAACACCGGCCAGCATGATGGTACCGCCAGAAATTTTGAACGAGTACCTCAGCAGTATGGACAGAAACGCCAAGGGG GAGGgtaaaaattacgaaaatccGGAAATTGGCCCGGAGACCAGAGATCACAAGTGCAATTTTATCGAAGCGGGAGAGCCAAACGCGGCAGTATGCAACTTGCAGAATGTTATGGATAGGCCAGCGATGTTCCAGCGCATCCATCCCGAAGGATGTGTAACG GACGAGGGAAGACTGCTCAGTAACGATGGAATCGGTATGGAGGAGCATCATTTGTACTGTTACCAGCAACCTCACCTCGTCTACACAGCAGAGAGGAAGTGTCATCACTTTGATCAGCAGATGCAGCAGCAGCTTCTGCGACGTCATAAAAAATACGAGGTCGAGCTCGTAGAGTCTTCCAGATCCGAGGAGGAGGCTGCAACTACTATTCAAGCAGTTTACAGAGGGTACAAGGCCAGAAGACGGTTCGACGAA ATCAGGAAAACCTCTTCCGAGGAACGTCAAAAGACCAAACGAGTTGCGGAGCTGCTGGCTATGCCGATTGTAAAGAATTTGCACAAGCCACTTGAACCAGTTAAAGTGTCGGCCGGGTTTAATTTTCAAAGGCAAAACTCAAACGACCTCAAGCAGCAGTCTTGCCCGAGTCCGCGAAAAACGAAGGATGAATTACTGAACGACAATGCAGGGCAGCTTCAAGCGGAGGAAAACGAGCGGGTGAACTCGGAGAAGGACTTTGAAGGGATAAGT TTCGACGTGATTTCACCCCGGCCAACTCCTCGTGGTATTAAAAAATCTCGACAAGCCGATTTGCAAGTGGAAAAAAGCTCCACGAATTTCATCGAGCCCATAAACCCCATCGAAACCATAAAATCACCGACATTCTTTCACGGCTGGGACGAGAGGCTGAGCTCAGTTACACCCTCGGTAAACACCGACACAGATGATCCGTTTTCACCGAGAATGGTGGAACGCTCTACCATCGATCTGCAAACCACACGGGAATCTCTTCGCCAAAGCGTCGAGTTCAACGATGAAATTACGCGAACGGggaacaatgaaaatttaccaAAACCGAAGGCTAGAGGGGTCTACATGCAGAGTGTCTCTGGTTTCAACAGCCAGTT ATCACAGCGAATGAGCCTCAGCCTTCTTGGCTCCCATTCGAAGCACTATTACCAGCAAAATTCGTTGTTCTATCCGGATCGCGAGTCAGTTTTGGTATTGGGTGGGATAGATACACACGAGGAGTACGGTTGCACCGGAAATACCGGAAAGGACATGTACAGATTCAAGCCCGAAGAGAACAGCTGGGAATTCGTCGGCGAGATTCCTGAACCGAGGCATCACCATTCCGTGGTGTATTTGAAAGGACGTGTCTACCTAGTGG GTGGAGCCGATCCCAGAGAGGATGATATCCAGAAGAAAAGTCCAGTCGTCGGAACGGTCTGGAGCTACGATCCTGCCGGTAGAATTTGGTTCAACGAGCCCGGGATGTTGACGCCCAGGCAGAATTTCAGCCTGGTCGTTAGTCACGGGAAAATGTTCGCCATTGGTGGACAGGACAGGAACGGGAT GGCGCTTAGGACCGTTGAATCGTTCGACCCGGTTGAGTGCGTTTGGCGAAAAGTACGACCGATGTTCACCGCGCGGATTGGACCGGCCAGTGCGAAGTATCAAAATCGTATCTGGGTCGCTGGAGGAATGACCAAATCGAAAAAGGAGCCCCTATCCAGAGAAGTTGAATGCTATGACCCATTAGAAAATTT ATGGTTAAAGGCAGCGGCACTCCGTTCACCGCGGTGTTTCGCCTCCATGTACGTCGTTTCGGGTTGTCTCTACGTTATCGGGGGTGCCGGGAAAAGTCCGAAGGTGGAAAACGGGACGGAAAGCATCGACAGCATCGACGTCTGGGATCAGGACGGCTGCACGTGGTGCCTGCAGGCTTCCATGGCGATAGCTCGCCACGGTCACTCGACGAGTTACATAG GAGGGCAGCTCCTGATAATCGGCGGCGTCACGACGGTCTACATGGGGACGTTAAAGAGCGTGGAATGTTACTGCTGCGAGCGTGCCAATTGGATAAAGGGAGTGGCGTCCCTGCCCTACGCAATATCGGGCCATGGAAGCGTCTCCCTTCCCCCCGTGAACCTTCTCATCGAGCCTtag
- the LOC124305941 gene encoding F-box only protein 7-like isoform X1 translates to MAEPVLVEESTPIRLAVKLEELAKTLGEDAQHHDYMVVLLIVVMAEAGFFIAGSGSADADAGYGKKRSLVIPSDWKMPDTGNYSLKFQLQPLPDRECKLLAIPCGDTLVVNLVLPYPSRKVFSRALQTVKYVNIYSSDLAGRYLNLKEFSVVFKNNMATPARCEMLSVAGIPNASLPGLPAEIKLRIIRMMDAYSLTRLAQTSREFHELVMQPIIWKRLLLRDFPQNSCPERNYYETYRMLISPLFIDRNPHQDFHETTIASTPSFMDEWWPDLEVSADFPRGRSIPLCWPVHRY, encoded by the exons ATGGCGGAACCCGTGCTCGTCGAGGAGAGCACGCCGATCCGACTTGCCGTGAAGTTGGAAGAATTGGCGAAGACACTCGGAGAGGATGCGCAACACCACGACTACATGGTAGTGCTGTTGATAGTTGTCATGGCTGAGGCTGGATTTTTCATCGCGGGATCAGGTTCAGCGGACGCCGATGCAGG ATACGGAAAGAAGAGATCGTTGGTAATACCTTCGGACTGGAAAATGCCGGACACTGGAAATTacagtttgaaatttcaattgcaaCCATTGCCAGATCGGGAATGCAAGCTGCTGGCGATCCCGTGCGGAGATACGCTGGTCGTGAACCTCGTACTGCCATATCCGTCCAGAAAGGTGTTCAGCAGGGCGCTGCAGACGGTGAAATACGTGAACATCTACTCTTCGGATTTGGCCGGGCGTTACCTGAACCTGAAAGAGTTCTCGGTCGTCTTCAAAAACAACATGGCCACTCCGGCACGCTGTGAAATGCTGTCAGTCGCTGGAATCCCGAACGCCAGTCTCCCCGGACTTCCGGCAGAGATTAAGCTCCGGATCATACGGATGATGGACGCTTACTCCTTGACCAGGCTCGCCCAAACCTCCCGTGAATTCCATGAACTCGTCATGCAACCCATAATTTGGAAAAGACTGCTGCTACGCGACTTTCCTCAAAATTCCTGCCCCGAGCGAAATTACTACGAAACTTATCGC ATGTTAATATCTCCACTTTTTATCGATCGCAACCCTCACCAGGACTTCCATGAAACAACTATCGCGTCGACGCCGAGCTTCATGGACGA